A window from gamma proteobacterium SS-5 encodes these proteins:
- a CDS encoding GGDEF domain-containing protein, translating to MLILCCLLLIFATTLLQIYQSEKNYRTAAHEREEETLRRILDVAVRQVYEDIYHKTLEMGTRFIGRSDFAQAFAQAQAERQGSARLEAVLIDPFINGYVNGAFLSLEALKVYDTDWRALAIGRTASTMNIDAYRLDPGPSPVARQAMLRQGMDRLQALGGRWAGSRDAYYSLILPIGGLRLQGYLEVVINADMNLPELERLVEIPLSIHNLIKQRQIYDKSPAKEKLDHFQQIDYRIDSLRQRSLYEIRLYANVAEFDVRMRQQQTQSVLVSLLVSLTVLALVLWCLERLLVAPMRRLRSEIRGQTLDFTGEPVSTWGLLEFHDLAQGFNHLLRMAWQQQLVLEKRSITDELTQVPNRRALEQFLQAEKARAARCHDKLALLMVDIDFFKNYNDYYGHQAGDDCLREVAQLLQSALPRATDFVARYGGEEFIVVLPGTDQQGAVAVAERLLQQVREQRIAHAASEIGEYLSLSVGVGVCHSFEPGCIEQLKRHADKALYRAKHQGRDRVCVYHADDQPPA from the coding sequence ATGCTGATCCTGTGTTGCCTGTTGCTCATTTTTGCCACCACCCTGTTGCAGATCTACCAGTCGGAGAAGAACTATCGGACCGCGGCCCATGAGCGGGAGGAGGAGACCCTGCGCCGTATCCTGGATGTGGCCGTGCGTCAGGTGTACGAGGACATCTATCACAAGACCCTGGAGATGGGTACGCGCTTTATCGGCCGGTCGGACTTTGCCCAGGCCTTTGCCCAGGCCCAGGCCGAGCGGCAGGGCTCGGCACGGCTGGAGGCGGTGCTGATTGACCCCTTCATCAACGGCTATGTCAATGGTGCCTTCCTGTCGCTGGAGGCGCTCAAGGTGTATGACACCGATTGGCGGGCGCTGGCGATAGGGCGCACCGCCAGCACCATGAACATAGATGCCTACCGGCTGGACCCCGGTCCCAGCCCGGTGGCGCGACAGGCCATGCTGCGTCAGGGTATGGATCGGTTGCAGGCCCTGGGCGGCCGCTGGGCCGGCAGCCGGGATGCCTATTATTCCCTGATCCTGCCCATCGGCGGCCTGCGCCTGCAGGGCTATCTGGAGGTGGTGATCAATGCCGACATGAACCTGCCCGAGCTGGAGCGCCTGGTCGAGATCCCGCTTTCGATCCACAACCTGATCAAACAACGCCAGATCTATGACAAATCCCCAGCGAAGGAGAAGCTGGACCACTTTCAGCAGATCGACTACCGGATTGACTCCCTGCGTCAGCGGTCGCTCTACGAGATCAGACTGTACGCCAATGTGGCAGAATTCGATGTACGCATGCGCCAACAGCAGACCCAGAGCGTGCTGGTCTCCCTACTGGTGAGCCTGACGGTTCTGGCGCTGGTGCTCTGGTGTCTGGAACGCCTGCTGGTGGCCCCCATGCGCCGTCTGCGCTCGGAGATCCGTGGCCAGACCCTGGACTTCACCGGCGAGCCGGTATCCACCTGGGGCCTGCTGGAGTTCCATGACCTGGCCCAGGGCTTCAATCACCTGTTGCGCATGGCCTGGCAGCAACAACTGGTGCTGGAAAAGCGCTCCATCACCGATGAGCTGACCCAGGTACCCAACCGGCGCGCCCTGGAGCAGTTTCTGCAAGCCGAGAAGGCGCGCGCCGCACGCTGCCACGACAAGCTGGCCCTGCTCATGGTGGACATAGATTTCTTCAAGAATTACAACGACTACTACGGCCATCAGGCGGGTGATGACTGCCTGCGCGAGGTGGCCCAGCTGTTGCAATCGGCCCTGCCTCGGGCCACCGATTTCGTTGCCCGCTACGGTGGTGAGGAGTTCATTGTGGTGCTGCCGGGCACCGACCAGCAGGGCGCGGTGGCGGTGGCCGAACGCCTGTTGCAGCAGGTGCGTGAGCAGCGCATAGCCCATGCGGCCTCAGAGATAGGCGAGTACCTCAGCCTGAGCGTAGGCGTGGGGGTCTGCCATAGCTTTGAGCCGGGCTGCATCGAGCAGCTCAAGCGCCATGCCGACAAGGCCCTCTACCGGGCCAAACATCAGGGGCGTGACCGGGTCTGCGTCTATCATGCCGACGATCAGCCGCCGGCCTGA
- a CDS encoding threonine synthase — MNFIETRGNDGQRPASISFSEAILSPMSSFGGIYVPESLPNLGEGFLRDHLHCHYKDLARDLLAAFEPDIAPEVIDQALATYDAFDDPANPVPVVRVRDDLYVSELYHGPTRAFKDMALQPFGVVLSDLAQRRGEHYLIMAATSGDTGPAALDTFRERANVRVVCLYPDGGTSDVQRLQMVTESGSNLKVVGIRGDFDDAQTALKTLLGSAAFRDLLRQKNTLLSAANSVNFGRIIFQTIYHVHSYLELVRQGAIALGEKVYLNVPSGNFGNALGGYYAMKMGLPVEKILIASNQNNVLTDWIHTGRYDLRDRAVVGTSSPAMDILKSSNVERILWDLFGTERTRSLMRQLDEDRHYALSTEELTRLQGIFSADFCTDAEGQAYIKQAFAEGYLMDPHTATCFKAHASCRDKPLKDIVYSTAEWTKFSPTIALALTGQMPEQEQQALAAIAEQAGQQIPAAIAGLFDRPVVQKTLIDKTEVEAEILSLFD; from the coding sequence ATGAACTTCATCGAAACCCGTGGTAACGACGGCCAGCGCCCGGCCTCTATCAGTTTCTCCGAGGCCATTCTCAGCCCTATGTCCTCCTTTGGTGGCATCTATGTGCCCGAGTCCCTGCCCAACCTGGGCGAGGGCTTTTTGCGCGATCATCTGCATTGTCACTACAAGGACCTGGCGCGGGACCTGCTGGCGGCCTTCGAGCCGGACATAGCCCCCGAGGTGATAGATCAGGCCCTGGCCACCTATGATGCCTTTGATGACCCGGCCAACCCGGTGCCGGTGGTGCGGGTGCGTGATGATTTATACGTCAGCGAGCTCTATCACGGGCCGACGCGGGCGTTCAAGGACATGGCATTGCAGCCTTTTGGCGTGGTGCTGTCAGACCTGGCGCAGCGGCGCGGCGAGCATTATCTGATCATGGCCGCCACCAGTGGCGATACCGGCCCGGCGGCGCTGGATACCTTCCGTGAGCGCGCCAATGTGCGCGTGGTCTGCCTCTATCCCGACGGCGGCACCTCCGATGTGCAGCGCCTGCAGATGGTTACCGAGAGCGGCAGCAACCTCAAGGTGGTGGGCATTCGCGGCGATTTCGACGATGCCCAGACGGCGCTGAAGACCCTGCTGGGCTCGGCGGCCTTCCGTGACCTGCTGAGGCAGAAGAACACCCTGCTGTCGGCGGCCAACTCGGTGAATTTCGGCCGCATCATCTTCCAGACCATTTACCACGTCCACAGCTACCTGGAGCTGGTGCGCCAGGGTGCCATCGCGCTGGGGGAGAAGGTCTATCTGAACGTGCCCAGCGGCAACTTCGGCAACGCCCTGGGCGGCTATTACGCGATGAAGATGGGCCTGCCGGTGGAGAAGATCCTCATCGCCTCCAATCAGAACAACGTGCTCACCGACTGGATTCATACTGGCCGCTACGACCTGCGCGACCGCGCCGTGGTCGGCACCAGCTCACCGGCGATGGATATTCTCAAGTCGAGCAACGTCGAACGCATCCTCTGGGATCTGTTCGGTACCGAGCGCACCCGCAGCCTGATGCGCCAGCTGGACGAGGACAGGCACTATGCCTTGAGTACTGAAGAGCTGACCCGGCTGCAGGGGATTTTCAGCGCGGATTTCTGTACCGATGCCGAGGGTCAGGCCTATATCAAGCAGGCCTTCGCCGAGGGCTATCTGATGGACCCGCACACCGCCACCTGCTTCAAGGCCCACGCCAGCTGCCGCGACAAGCCATTGAAGGATATCGTCTATTCCACCGCCGAGTGGACCAAGTTCTCCCCCACCATCGCCCTGGCCCTGACCGGGCAAATGCCCGAGCAGGAGCAGCAGGCCCTGGCGGCCATCGCCGAGCAGGCCGGGCAGCAGATCCCGGCGGCCATCGCCGGGCTGTTCGACAGGCCCGTGGTGCAAAAGACCCTGATCGACAAGACCGAGGTAGAGGCGGAGATCCTGAGTCTGTTTGATTAA
- a CDS encoding rhodanese-like domain-containing protein, translating to MASRLGYVCCLLLLFVASPCWAVKPTAPEAVAGASLVDAERVIELAQGLPDLLILDSRRGNEYAMGHIEGALNILDTELTEQRLAELTQDKDHPLLFYCNGPRCLRSSNAAAKAVSWGYRQVYWFRGGWMSWTEKQYPISY from the coding sequence ATGGCCTCGCGCCTGGGTTACGTCTGCTGCCTGCTGTTACTCTTTGTTGCAAGCCCCTGCTGGGCGGTCAAGCCCACCGCGCCGGAGGCGGTCGCCGGGGCCAGCCTGGTAGATGCCGAGCGGGTGATTGAGCTGGCCCAGGGCCTGCCTGATCTGCTGATACTGGACTCGCGCCGTGGCAATGAATATGCCATGGGCCACATCGAAGGCGCGCTCAATATCCTGGATACCGAACTGACCGAGCAGCGCCTGGCCGAGTTGACCCAAGACAAGGACCACCCCCTGCTGTTTTACTGTAACGGGCCGCGCTGTCTGCGCAGCAGTAATGCTGCGGCCAAGGCGGTATCCTGGGGCTATCGGCAGGTATATTGGTTTCGCGGTGGGTGGATGAGTTGGACCGAAAAGCAATACCCGATCAGCTATTGA
- a CDS encoding TIGR04211 family SH3 domain-containing protein has protein sequence MRKPIALLLLTLAITPWADPLWAETRFVTDSINFSLREAPNKGAKFLIGISSGTQVDLLETQAETGYSKIKTQDGLVGYIETRRLQRQPPARLLLEEANRKISELQQEGGRNGGALMDDYEVLKFEHARLNEQFNRAKKELEAIQRTSANAVRISMERNDLRKQLADMTREMAALEQKYQEASNSREQRWFVIGSGVLFAGMVLGLLLPSVRLKRQSGYSGF, from the coding sequence ATGCGCAAGCCCATCGCCCTGTTGCTCCTGACCCTGGCCATCACGCCCTGGGCCGACCCGCTGTGGGCCGAGACCCGCTTTGTCACCGACAGCATCAACTTCTCCCTGCGCGAGGCCCCCAACAAGGGGGCCAAGTTCCTCATCGGCATCAGCAGCGGCACCCAGGTCGATCTGCTGGAGACCCAGGCCGAGACCGGTTACAGCAAGATCAAGACCCAGGACGGGCTGGTGGGCTACATCGAAACCCGCCGCCTGCAGCGCCAGCCCCCGGCCCGCCTGCTGCTGGAAGAGGCCAACCGCAAGATCAGCGAACTGCAACAGGAGGGGGGGCGCAACGGCGGTGCCCTGATGGACGACTACGAGGTGCTCAAGTTTGAACACGCCCGCCTCAACGAGCAGTTCAACCGGGCAAAAAAGGAGCTGGAGGCGATCCAGCGTACCTCGGCCAATGCGGTGCGCATCTCCATGGAGCGCAACGACCTGCGCAAGCAGCTGGCCGACATGACCCGTGAGATGGCCGCCCTGGAGCAAAAGTACCAGGAGGCCAGCAACAGCCGCGAACAACGCTGGTTCGTCATCGGCTCCGGCGTCCTCTTCGCCGGCATGGTCCTCGGTCTGCTGCTGCCCTCGGTGCGGCTGAAACGCCAGTCCGGTTACTCGGGGTTTTAA
- a CDS encoding agmatinase family protein produces the protein MLEPLAFADAIAQLELGTPPHPEAGFLGGRLRPEDAALLLIPVPWEATTSYGGGTSEGPNAILQASHQLDLQDPFFGEPFRAGIAFAEENEEIAQLNAQAKAVAQQVIEALEQGEEAATVADSLDLVNQASERVNQRVYQQASAALGRGQRVGLVGGDHSSPFGLIQALAERYPSFSILHIDAHHDLRQAYEGFEHSHASIFYNVMAQIPQVSRLVQLGVRDYHRSEVEHLQGLGQRGRCFYDAAVSQRLLQGEPFAAICGEILDALGDAVYISLDIDGLDPVNCPSTGTPVPGGLSYAQMGFLLEQLSASGRQIIGFDLCEVAPPPNGGDWDANVAARLLYRLCGCLLYGSKAQAGG, from the coding sequence ATGCTTGAACCCCTTGCCTTTGCCGATGCCATCGCCCAGCTGGAGCTGGGCACCCCGCCCCATCCCGAGGCCGGCTTTCTCGGCGGCCGCTTGCGCCCCGAGGATGCGGCGCTGCTGCTGATCCCAGTGCCCTGGGAGGCCACCACCTCCTACGGCGGCGGCACCAGCGAGGGGCCCAACGCCATCCTCCAGGCGAGCCATCAGCTGGACCTGCAGGACCCCTTTTTCGGCGAGCCCTTTCGCGCCGGCATCGCCTTTGCCGAGGAAAATGAAGAAATCGCCCAGCTCAACGCCCAGGCCAAGGCCGTGGCGCAGCAGGTGATCGAGGCCCTGGAGCAGGGCGAGGAGGCAGCCACGGTCGCCGACAGTCTGGATCTTGTCAATCAGGCCTCAGAGCGGGTCAACCAGCGGGTCTATCAGCAGGCCAGCGCCGCCTTGGGGCGCGGCCAGCGGGTCGGCCTGGTGGGCGGTGATCATTCCAGCCCCTTTGGCCTGATCCAGGCCCTGGCGGAGCGCTATCCCAGCTTCAGCATCCTTCACATCGATGCCCACCACGACCTGCGCCAGGCCTACGAGGGCTTTGAGCACTCCCATGCCTCGATCTTCTATAACGTGATGGCGCAGATCCCCCAGGTCAGCCGCCTGGTACAGCTGGGCGTCCGTGATTACCACCGCAGCGAGGTGGAGCATCTGCAAGGCTTGGGCCAGCGCGGTCGCTGCTTCTATGATGCCGCCGTCTCGCAGCGGCTGCTGCAGGGCGAGCCCTTTGCTGCCATCTGCGGCGAAATCCTGGATGCGCTGGGGGATGCGGTGTACATCTCCCTGGATATCGACGGCCTGGACCCGGTCAACTGCCCCAGCACAGGCACCCCGGTGCCCGGCGGGCTAAGCTACGCGCAGATGGGATTTTTGCTGGAACAGCTGTCCGCCTCGGGCAGACAGATCATCGGCTTTGACCTGTGTGAGGTGGCCCCACCCCCCAACGGCGGCGACTGGGATGCCAATGTCGCTGCCCGCCTGCTTTATCGCCTGTGCGGCTGCCTGCTGTATGGCAGCAAGGCTCAGGCCGGCGGCTGA
- a CDS encoding valine--tRNA ligase, giving the protein MDKTYEPHSIEQKWYQTWEARGWFAPAMNDARPYCIMIPPPNVTGSLHMGHGFNNSIMDCLIRYHRMRGDNTLWQPGTDHAGIATQMVVERQLEAAGQTRHDLGREAFIQRIWEWKQESGGNITRQLRRLGSSLDWANERFTMDAGLSEAVKEVFVRLYEEGLIYRGKRLVNWDPKLHTAVSDLEVLNEEEQGSMWHMRYPLSNGKGHLVVATTRPETLLGDCAVAVNPSDPRYRHMIGELLELPLTGRKIPIIADEEHVDPEFGTGCVKITPAHDFNDYAVWQRHRDELAICNQPHGGLINIFTPDAAIRANEEPEGELIPSRYIGLDRYAARKQMVADLEAAGLLEKVVDHRLMVPRGDRSGVVIEPYLTDQWYVKIAPLAKPAIEAVESGRIRFVPDNWKNTYFDWMRNIQDWCISRQIWWGHRIPAWYDEAGNVYVGRSEAEVRQRHDLATDYPLRQDEDVLDTWFSSALWPFSTLGWPEQTERLRAFYPTSVLVTGFDIIFFWVARMIMMGLKFMDEVPFREVYVHGLVRDAQGDKMSKSKGNVLDPIDLIDGIDLEALVAKRTSGMMQPQLAKKIEQQTRKEFPDGIPSFGTDALRFTFAALAATGRDIKFDMGRIEGYRNFCNKLWNAARFVLMNVEGQDTGLGDEPVERSLADRWILSRLQRTKQAMTEALSHYRFDQAAQAIYEFTWNEYCDWYLELCKPVLNNPQASEAQKRGTRRTLVRVLEGLLRLAHPLMPFISEEIWQQVKAPAGKQGESILLQTYPSHRAALVNSVAEQEMAWVMQFILGIRKIKGEMNIAPGKPVPVLLADASADDRQRAERHRPYLDFLARTQSIEVLEDASQAPESATALVGSMKILIPMAGLIDKQAEIGRLEKEIGRLEKECQRIGAKLENPRFVDKAPQDVVQKERDKLAEAQAALANLQTQLGKIRAL; this is encoded by the coding sequence ATGGACAAGACCTACGAACCCCATTCCATCGAACAGAAGTGGTACCAGACCTGGGAGGCGCGCGGCTGGTTCGCGCCGGCCATGAATGATGCCCGACCCTACTGCATCATGATCCCGCCGCCCAATGTCACTGGCAGCCTGCACATGGGGCATGGCTTTAACAACAGCATCATGGATTGCCTGATCCGCTACCACCGCATGCGGGGTGACAACACGCTTTGGCAGCCGGGCACCGACCACGCCGGTATCGCCACCCAGATGGTGGTGGAGCGCCAGCTGGAGGCCGCCGGCCAGACCCGCCACGATCTCGGCCGTGAGGCCTTCATCCAGCGCATCTGGGAGTGGAAGCAAGAATCCGGCGGCAACATCACCCGCCAGCTGCGCCGCCTGGGCTCTTCGCTGGATTGGGCCAACGAGCGTTTCACCATGGACGCGGGCCTGTCCGAAGCGGTCAAGGAGGTGTTCGTGCGCCTGTACGAAGAGGGCCTGATCTATCGCGGCAAGCGCCTGGTCAACTGGGACCCCAAGCTGCACACCGCGGTGTCAGACCTGGAGGTGCTCAACGAGGAAGAGCAGGGCTCCATGTGGCACATGCGCTACCCCCTGTCCAACGGCAAGGGCCATCTGGTGGTGGCCACCACCCGGCCCGAGACCCTGCTCGGCGACTGCGCCGTGGCGGTCAATCCCAGCGACCCACGCTACCGGCACATGATCGGCGAGCTGCTGGAGCTGCCCTTGACCGGGCGCAAGATCCCCATCATCGCCGACGAGGAGCACGTCGATCCCGAGTTCGGCACCGGCTGCGTCAAGATCACTCCGGCCCACGACTTCAACGACTACGCCGTCTGGCAGCGCCATCGCGACGAGCTGGCCATCTGCAACCAGCCCCACGGTGGCCTGATCAATATCTTCACCCCGGATGCCGCCATTCGCGCCAACGAGGAGCCGGAGGGCGAGCTGATCCCCAGCCGCTATATCGGCCTGGATCGCTACGCCGCGCGCAAACAGATGGTCGCCGACCTGGAGGCCGCCGGCCTGCTGGAAAAGGTGGTGGACCACCGCCTCATGGTGCCCAGGGGTGACCGCTCCGGCGTGGTCATAGAGCCCTATCTGACCGATCAGTGGTACGTCAAGATCGCCCCCCTGGCCAAACCGGCCATCGAGGCGGTGGAGAGCGGCCGCATCCGCTTTGTGCCGGATAATTGGAAAAACACCTATTTCGACTGGATGCGCAACATCCAGGACTGGTGCATCAGCCGGCAGATCTGGTGGGGCCACCGCATCCCGGCCTGGTATGACGAGGCCGGCAATGTCTATGTCGGTCGCTCTGAGGCCGAGGTGCGCCAGCGCCACGATCTGGCCACCGACTACCCGCTGCGCCAGGACGAGGACGTGCTCGACACCTGGTTCAGCTCGGCGCTCTGGCCCTTTTCCACCCTGGGCTGGCCCGAGCAGACCGAGCGCCTGCGCGCCTTCTACCCCACCAGCGTGCTGGTCACCGGCTTTGACATCATCTTCTTCTGGGTGGCGCGGATGATCATGATGGGGCTGAAGTTCATGGATGAGGTGCCCTTCCGCGAGGTCTATGTACACGGTCTGGTGCGCGATGCCCAGGGCGACAAGATGTCCAAGTCCAAGGGCAATGTACTCGATCCGATCGATCTGATCGATGGCATCGACCTGGAGGCCCTGGTGGCCAAGCGCACCAGCGGCATGATGCAGCCGCAGCTGGCGAAGAAGATCGAACAGCAGACGCGCAAGGAATTCCCCGACGGCATCCCCAGTTTCGGCACCGATGCCCTGCGCTTCACCTTCGCCGCCCTGGCCGCCACCGGCCGCGACATCAAGTTCGATATGGGCCGCATCGAGGGCTATCGCAACTTCTGCAACAAGCTGTGGAACGCCGCCCGCTTCGTGCTGATGAACGTGGAAGGTCAGGATACCGGTCTTGGTGATGAGCCGGTCGAACGCTCCCTGGCCGACCGCTGGATTCTGTCGCGCCTGCAGCGCACCAAGCAGGCCATGACCGAGGCCCTCAGCCACTACCGCTTCGACCAGGCCGCCCAGGCCATCTACGAGTTCACCTGGAACGAGTATTGCGACTGGTACCTGGAGCTGTGCAAACCGGTGCTGAACAATCCTCAGGCCAGTGAGGCACAGAAGCGAGGTACCCGCCGTACCCTGGTGCGCGTGCTGGAGGGCCTACTGCGCCTGGCCCATCCGCTGATGCCCTTCATCAGCGAAGAGATCTGGCAGCAGGTCAAGGCTCCGGCGGGAAAACAGGGCGAATCCATCCTGCTGCAAACCTACCCCAGCCACCGCGCCGCCCTGGTGAATAGCGTCGCCGAGCAGGAGATGGCCTGGGTGATGCAATTCATCCTTGGCATCCGCAAGATCAAGGGCGAGATGAACATCGCACCGGGCAAGCCGGTGCCGGTGCTGCTGGCCGATGCCAGCGCGGATGACCGCCAGCGCGCCGAGCGCCACCGGCCCTATCTGGACTTCCTCGCCCGTACCCAGTCCATTGAGGTGCTGGAGGACGCCAGCCAGGCCCCCGAGTCCGCCACCGCCCTGGTTGGTTCCATGAAGATCCTGATCCCCATGGCTGGGTTGATCGATAAACAGGCGGAGATCGGCCGCTTGGAAAAAGAGATCGGCCGTCTGGAAAAGGAATGCCAGCGCATCGGTGCCAAGCTGGAGAACCCCAGGTTTGTCGATAAGGCGCCGCAAGATGTGGTGCAGAAGGAGCGCGACAAGCTGGCCGAGGCCCAGGCGGCCCTGGCCAATCTACAGACACAGCTGGGCAAGATACGGGCGCTCTGA
- the nth gene encoding endonuclease III yields MNAEKRRQIFQRLSAANPNPTTELNYSSPFELLIAVILSAQATDKGVNKATAGLFAIANDPAAMLALGEEGLRQQIKSIGLFNSKAKNIIATCALLLERHSGQVPEQREALEALPGVGRKTANVVLNTAFGQPTLAVDTHIFRIANRTGLARGKTPLAVEQGLLRHTPREFLQDAHHWLILHGRYCCLARKPRCASCPIEDLCEFKEKST; encoded by the coding sequence ATGAACGCCGAGAAACGCCGCCAGATATTCCAGCGCCTGAGCGCCGCCAACCCCAACCCGACCACGGAGCTGAACTATTCCAGCCCCTTTGAGTTGCTGATTGCGGTCATCCTCTCCGCCCAGGCCACCGACAAGGGGGTGAACAAGGCCACCGCCGGGCTGTTTGCCATTGCCAATGACCCGGCGGCCATGCTCGCCCTGGGAGAGGAGGGCCTGAGACAGCAGATCAAGAGCATAGGCCTGTTCAACAGCAAGGCGAAGAATATCATTGCCACCTGCGCCCTGCTGCTGGAGCGCCACTCGGGCCAGGTACCCGAGCAGAGGGAGGCCCTGGAGGCCCTGCCTGGGGTAGGCCGCAAGACCGCCAACGTGGTGCTCAACACCGCCTTTGGCCAGCCAACCCTGGCGGTGGACACCCATATCTTCCGCATCGCCAATCGCACCGGGCTGGCCCGGGGCAAGACCCCGCTGGCGGTGGAGCAGGGCCTGCTGCGGCATACCCCCAGGGAGTTTCTGCAGGATGCCCACCACTGGCTGATCCTGCACGGCCGCTACTGTTGCCTGGCGCGCAAACCCCGCTGCGCCAGCTGTCCAATCGAGGACCTGTGTGAGTTCAAGGAAAAATCAACCTAA